A region from the Campylobacter blaseri genome encodes:
- a CDS encoding tautomerase family protein: MPFINVKLTTPAPSKEIQNKIAKEITDVIVNNLKKLPERTVICFEEIEPSHFYFGGKSIEELRREK, encoded by the coding sequence ATGCCATTTATTAATGTAAAACTTACAACCCCAGCACCCTCAAAAGAGATTCAAAATAAAATTGCAAAAGAGATAACAGATGTGATTGTAAATAATCTAAAAAAGCTACCAGAAAGAACTGTAATCTGCTTTGAGGAAATTGAGCCAAGCCACTTCTATTTTGGTGGAAAAAGTATTGAAGAGTTAAGGAGAGAAAAATGA
- a CDS encoding LutC/YkgG family protein → MNSREFILDAVETSAVNKPHIGEDPVVFINNESEDLVEEYILRAKENKAFVIKSSNLKKDIKNIIEKENVSRLIRPKNIPVDIKSLKVNEDFVFDMPVEEFKERLFDYDVSIIEARKGVSSHGVFCVTSSKEQPRLLSLTPKVCIVLLKKENIVKSISIALNEIKKEDQRLPTNIVFVCGPSRTSDIELTPVLGVHGSQVVYVLVY, encoded by the coding sequence ATGAATAGTAGAGAGTTTATATTAGATGCGGTTGAAACTAGTGCTGTTAATAAACCACATATCGGAGAAGATCCAGTTGTATTTATAAATAATGAAAGTGAAGATTTAGTTGAAGAGTATATTTTAAGAGCAAAGGAAAATAAAGCATTTGTTATAAAAAGCTCAAATTTAAAAAAAGATATAAAAAATATAATTGAAAAAGAGAATGTATCTCGTTTAATTCGTCCAAAAAATATTCCTGTTGATATAAAATCTCTAAAAGTTAATGAAGATTTTGTATTTGATATGCCTGTTGAGGAATTTAAAGAAAGACTTTTTGATTATGATGTTTCAATTATAGAAGCTAGAAAAGGCGTTAGTTCTCATGGTGTATTTTGTGTTACATCTAGCAAAGAACAGCCAAGACTTTTAAGTCTAACTCCAAAAGTTTGTATAGTTTTATTAAAAAAAGAGAATATAGTAAAAAGTATTTCAATTGCACTAAATGAGATAAAAAAAGAAGATCAAAGACTTCCAACAAATATAGTTTTTGTATGTGGTCCTTCAAGAACATCTGATATAGAACTTACCCCTGTTCTTGGTGTTCATGGCTCACAAGTTGTATATGTCTTAGTATATTGA
- a CDS encoding branched-chain amino acid transaminase, with product MATINEAKYIWLDGSLIPWNDAKIHILTHSLHYGNAVFEGVRAYQTKKGIAIFKLKEHTKRLLDSAKACLINVSYSLGELEKAQIEVMQKNEFNDTVYIRPIIFLGYGTMGVSHKESPTRIAIAAWQWGAYMGEEALEKGIKVMISSWRKNPPFSMMSKAKASANYFNSQMAHHEAKVSGCDEALLLDSEGFVAEGSGECFFIARDGVIITPPNDTSLESITQATVIDIAKDLGYTVERRRITRDEIYISDEAFFTGTAAEVTPIGVIDSRVIGNGKAGYITKELQKAYFDVVTGKNPNYEKYLTYI from the coding sequence ATGGCAACAATCAACGAAGCTAAATATATCTGGCTAGATGGTAGTTTAATACCTTGGAATGATGCAAAAATTCACATCTTAACACACTCACTACACTATGGAAACGCTGTCTTTGAAGGTGTTAGAGCATATCAAACCAAAAAAGGTATTGCTATTTTTAAGTTAAAAGAGCATACAAAAAGACTACTTGATTCAGCAAAGGCTTGTCTTATAAATGTCTCATACTCTTTAGGAGAGTTAGAAAAAGCTCAAATTGAAGTTATGCAAAAAAACGAATTTAATGATACTGTATATATAAGACCTATTATATTTTTAGGGTATGGAACTATGGGAGTATCTCACAAAGAATCACCAACACGAATTGCAATAGCCGCATGGCAATGGGGTGCTTATATGGGAGAAGAGGCTCTTGAAAAAGGAATAAAAGTTATGATAAGTTCTTGGAGAAAAAATCCTCCTTTTTCTATGATGAGCAAAGCAAAAGCAAGTGCAAACTACTTTAACTCTCAAATGGCACATCATGAAGCAAAAGTTTCAGGGTGTGATGAAGCACTTTTACTTGATAGTGAAGGATTTGTAGCAGAAGGTAGTGGGGAATGCTTTTTTATAGCAAGGGATGGTGTTATTATAACTCCACCAAACGATACTAGTTTAGAGAGCATTACTCAAGCAACTGTAATTGATATAGCAAAAGATTTAGGATATACTGTTGAAAGAAGGCGTATAACTAGAGATGAAATTTACATATCAGATGAAGCGTTCTTTACAGGAACAGCTGCAGAAGTTACTCCAATAGGGGTGATAGATTCTAGAGTAATAGGTAATGGAAAAGCAGGCTATATAACAAAAGAACTTCAAAAAGCTTATTTTGATGTAGTTACAGGCAAAAACCCTAATTACGAAAAATATTTAACATACATATAA
- the fabZ gene encoding 3-hydroxyacyl-ACP dehydratase FabZ codes for MLDVNDIMKILPHRYPFLLIDRVIEVSPGESIEAYKNVTIGDHIFQGHFPGHPIYPGVMILEGMAQAGGVLAFKSDDDGDFENKVVYFMTIDKAKFRHPIRPGDKLVYKINVLKHRGRIWVLEGKAYVDDKLAAQAEFQAMIMDK; via the coding sequence ATGTTAGATGTAAATGATATTATGAAAATACTTCCGCATAGATATCCGTTTTTACTTATTGATAGGGTTATTGAAGTTAGTCCTGGCGAAAGTATTGAAGCTTATAAAAATGTAACAATTGGAGACCACATTTTCCAAGGACATTTCCCAGGACATCCTATTTATCCAGGAGTTATGATACTTGAAGGTATGGCACAAGCTGGTGGAGTGTTAGCTTTTAAAAGCGATGATGATGGGGATTTTGAAAACAAAGTAGTCTATTTTATGACTATTGATAAGGCGAAATTTAGACACCCAATTAGACCTGGCGATAAGCTTGTTTATAAGATAAATGTTTTAAAACATAGAGGTAGAATTTGGGTTTTAGAGGGAAAAGCTTATGTTGATGATAAATTAGCAGCCCAAGCTGAATTTCAAGCAATGATAATGGATAAATAA
- a CDS encoding epoxyqueuosine reductase QueH — protein MVVQICCSVDSHYFLKRLKEEYPNEEIIGYFYDPNIHPYSEYLLRYQDVVRSSKKMGINVHLGEYDINSWFLCVKGLENEKERGERCQKCFDFRMDATAKFAKSIGHNLITTTLLMSPKKSYEQLVKSLDEICKEYELEFIAPDYRKKGGTQEQFDLAKKDMLYHQNYCGCIYAMKMQNKESLEYELMSDVLKRALPNSCDDRLSFYKKVENLENEGIKFKILRDKIINYRLLNAKVKFDEKVVRSYFLFNSHFERNLVKFKIDKKCDEFYTNKEQIRILSLVKFNKICGLNYKNLNELYKNPLSIEEELRLREKISFRDSFSPIIIVENIQISSARVEAKSKIYLDVKESLEICKNI, from the coding sequence TTGGTAGTTCAAATTTGCTGCTCGGTTGACTCGCACTATTTTTTAAAAAGGCTAAAAGAAGAGTATCCAAATGAAGAGATAATTGGATACTTCTACGACCCAAATATCCACCCTTATAGTGAGTATTTATTGAGGTATCAAGATGTTGTTAGAAGTTCTAAAAAAATGGGAATTAATGTTCATTTAGGAGAGTATGATATCAACTCTTGGTTTTTGTGTGTAAAGGGGCTTGAAAATGAAAAAGAGCGTGGGGAAAGATGTCAAAAATGTTTTGATTTTAGAATGGATGCTACAGCTAAATTTGCTAAATCAATAGGGCATAATTTAATCACAACAACACTTTTAATGAGTCCAAAAAAGTCATATGAGCAGCTTGTAAAATCTTTGGATGAAATTTGCAAAGAGTATGAGCTTGAGTTTATAGCACCTGATTATAGAAAAAAAGGTGGCACACAAGAGCAGTTTGATTTGGCTAAAAAAGATATGCTTTATCATCAAAACTATTGTGGTTGTATTTATGCTATGAAGATGCAAAATAAAGAGAGCTTAGAGTATGAGCTTATGAGTGATGTGCTTAAAAGAGCTTTGCCAAATAGCTGCGATGATAGGTTAAGCTTTTATAAAAAAGTTGAGAATTTAGAAAATGAAGGTATTAAGTTTAAGATTTTAAGAGATAAAATTATAAATTACCGACTTTTAAATGCAAAGGTTAAATTTGATGAAAAGGTTGTTAGGAGCTATTTTTTGTTTAATTCACACTTTGAAAGAAATTTGGTTAAATTTAAGATAGATAAAAAATGCGATGAGTTTTATACTAATAAAGAGCAAATTAGGATATTATCTCTTGTTAAATTTAATAAAATTTGCGGGTTAAATTATAAAAATTTAAATGAACTTTATAAGAATCCTTTGAGCATAGAAGAAGAGCTTAGGCTTAGAGAAAAGATATCTTTTAGAGATAGCTTTTCACCTATAATTATAGTTGAAAACATACAAATTTCAAGTGCAAGAGTTGAAGCAAAATCTAAGATTTATCTTGATGTAAAAGAGAGTTTAGAAATATGCAAAAACATTTAA
- a CDS encoding DctP family TRAP transporter solute-binding subunit yields the protein MSKTTKVLTGLLFLVSSVFAADYSIKFSHVVSADTPKGKAANYFAKRVEELTDGKIEVHIFPNSQLYTDAAVMKALKMNNVQMAVPSFSKFTRIVPQMQLFDLPFLFRDTEHLHKVIDGEVGQILKDMVNKKGFIALDFWDNGFKQFSSSKKGIIKPDDLIGQKVRIMSSKVLEEQMKILGATPQVLPFSEVYSALQQGVVDGAENPLANFYTEKFYEAQSDLTMSNHGYLGYLVIVSEKFWKKLPKDLQEKVTQAMKEATAKEREMAKEMEDEFMAKIQDYAQKTQKIKIHTLSKEQRDEFKKKTETIYPEFYDSIGENLIKKTLNQ from the coding sequence ATGAGCAAAACGACTAAAGTTTTAACAGGACTATTGTTTTTAGTATCTTCAGTTTTTGCAGCTGATTATTCTATTAAATTCTCTCATGTTGTGAGTGCAGATACACCAAAAGGCAAAGCAGCAAACTATTTTGCAAAAAGAGTTGAAGAGCTAACAGATGGAAAAATAGAGGTTCATATTTTTCCAAATTCTCAACTTTACACAGATGCAGCGGTTATGAAAGCGCTAAAGATGAACAATGTTCAGATGGCTGTGCCTAGTTTTTCAAAATTTACTAGAATAGTTCCACAAATGCAACTTTTTGATCTGCCATTTTTGTTTAGAGATACAGAGCATCTTCATAAAGTTATAGATGGAGAAGTTGGTCAAATTTTAAAAGATATGGTTAATAAAAAAGGCTTTATAGCACTTGATTTTTGGGATAATGGCTTTAAACAATTTAGCTCAAGCAAAAAAGGAATCATTAAACCAGATGATCTTATAGGTCAAAAAGTAAGAATTATGAGTTCTAAAGTTTTAGAAGAGCAGATGAAAATCCTAGGCGCAACACCACAAGTTTTACCTTTTTCAGAGGTTTATTCAGCTTTACAACAAGGTGTAGTTGATGGCGCTGAAAATCCTTTAGCAAATTTCTATACTGAAAAATTTTATGAAGCTCAAAGTGATTTAACAATGAGTAATCATGGATATTTGGGATATTTAGTAATAGTAAGTGAAAAATTTTGGAAAAAGCTACCAAAAGATTTACAAGAAAAAGTAACACAAGCAATGAAAGAGGCAACTGCTAAAGAAAGAGAGATGGCTAAAGAGATGGAAGATGAGTTTATGGCTAAGATACAAGATTACGCACAAAAAACTCAAAAGATAAAAATTCACACTCTTTCAAAAGAACAAAGGGATGAATTTAAGAAAAAAACAGAGACTATATATCCTGAATTTTACGACAGTATAGGCGAAAATTTGATCAAAAAAACCCTAAATCAGTGA
- a CDS encoding TRAP transporter small permease codes for MSKVFRYIDIFISNANKNIAVIGISLGVILVFVNVVLRYSLSLAQIFVEKTGIGEILMNFLTILNGNMTWAGELTNYLFIWSALFGAAYGFKKGIHISVTIMLNALPKLLAKALLLLSHIITFAYLAFSSYLGIKLIILLMEFDEISVDLNIPMWIPQLVLPITFFTAAFRAAEKVYEVATTGADEVLQQSEAELIRDSVIKD; via the coding sequence ATGTCAAAGGTTTTTAGATATATTGATATTTTTATCTCCAATGCAAATAAAAACATAGCTGTTATAGGAATTTCCCTCGGGGTTATTTTAGTTTTTGTAAATGTTGTGCTTAGATACTCTTTAAGCTTAGCTCAAATATTTGTAGAAAAAACAGGTATTGGGGAAATTCTTATGAATTTCCTTACTATTTTAAATGGGAACATGACATGGGCTGGAGAGTTGACTAACTATCTTTTTATTTGGTCTGCGCTTTTTGGTGCAGCTTATGGGTTTAAAAAAGGAATTCACATATCAGTTACTATTATGTTAAATGCACTACCGAAACTGCTTGCAAAAGCACTACTTTTACTATCTCATATTATAACATTTGCCTATCTTGCTTTTAGTTCCTATTTAGGAATTAAGCTAATTATACTACTTATGGAATTTGATGAGATAAGTGTAGATTTAAATATACCTATGTGGATACCGCAACTTGTTCTTCCTATAACCTTTTTTACAGCAGCTTTTAGAGCAGCTGAAAAAGTATATGAGGTTGCCACTACAGGTGCAGATGAAGTGTTGCAACAAAGTGAAGCAGAGTTGATTCGTGATTCTGTAATAAAGGATTAG
- a CDS encoding TRAP transporter large permease has product MMMLTLFGLLFLFILIGVPVAVALGSSTMISAMFFSDLDLIGITTHVFDGLNKYSLMAIPMFILAGAFLSKGSAASRIIEFAKALVGHLPGGLPIAAIFASIIFAAVSGSSPATVVAIGSVMYGAIKQAGYPEKYAIGTIATAGSLGILIPPSIVFIVYGVTANESIGRLFMAGVIPGLIIGFMLMGVTYFGAKKLGFKRTKAASLKTRVRAFKDAFWALMLIVIVIGGIYGGIFTPTEAGAASAVYAFFVSVFVYKDLKIKDLYPIILDSAMTSAMIFFIIANAMIFSHFLTDEMIPQHITQLLLDANVGKIMFLVIVNLLLFLMGQFMEPSSVVMITVPLLLPIATTLGIDPIHFGVVMVVNMELGMITPPVGLNLFVASGVTGLSLKDVVVASLPWSITILAGLLLITYVPEISLFLPNLMYGK; this is encoded by the coding sequence ATGATGATGCTAACTCTATTTGGTCTACTTTTTTTATTTATACTTATAGGCGTTCCTGTTGCTGTTGCATTAGGCTCTAGCACTATGATATCAGCTATGTTTTTTAGTGATCTTGATTTAATAGGCATAACTACTCATGTTTTTGATGGACTAAATAAATACTCATTAATGGCAATTCCTATGTTTATTTTAGCAGGTGCATTTTTATCAAAAGGAAGCGCTGCAAGCAGAATAATAGAATTTGCAAAAGCATTAGTTGGACATCTGCCTGGTGGCTTACCAATTGCGGCTATTTTTGCAAGTATAATTTTTGCAGCCGTTAGCGGAAGTTCGCCTGCTACTGTTGTAGCCATAGGCTCTGTAATGTATGGAGCTATCAAGCAAGCTGGTTATCCTGAAAAATATGCCATAGGCACAATAGCAACAGCAGGAAGTCTTGGGATACTAATACCACCTTCTATTGTATTTATCGTTTATGGAGTTACTGCAAACGAGTCGATAGGTAGGCTTTTTATGGCTGGAGTTATTCCTGGACTAATTATAGGCTTTATGCTTATGGGTGTTACCTATTTTGGTGCTAAAAAACTTGGTTTTAAAAGAACTAAAGCAGCTTCACTTAAAACAAGAGTTCGTGCTTTTAAAGATGCTTTTTGGGCATTAATGCTTATAGTTATAGTAATAGGTGGAATTTATGGTGGAATTTTTACCCCTACTGAAGCTGGTGCGGCTAGTGCTGTTTATGCTTTTTTTGTCTCAGTTTTTGTATATAAAGATTTAAAAATAAAAGATTTATATCCTATAATTTTAGATTCAGCTATGACTAGTGCTATGATATTTTTTATTATAGCAAATGCTATGATATTTTCTCATTTTTTAACTGATGAGATGATACCACAACATATAACACAATTACTATTAGATGCAAATGTTGGTAAAATAATGTTTTTAGTAATAGTAAATCTTTTACTATTTTTAATGGGTCAATTTATGGAACCTAGCTCTGTTGTTATGATAACAGTTCCACTTTTACTTCCAATAGCCACAACTCTAGGCATAGATCCTATACATTTTGGGGTTGTTATGGTTGTAAATATGGAGCTTGGTATGATAACACCACCAGTTGGATTAAATCTCTTTGTCGCAAGTGGTGTAACAGGACTGAGCCTAAAAGATGTTGTTGTGGCATCTTTACCTTGGAGTATCACAATTTTAGCAGGGCTGCTTCTAATAACATATGTACCTGAGATATCCCTATTTTTACCAAATTTAATGTATGGTAAGTAG
- a CDS encoding prohibitin family protein, which translates to MPADLNDYFNRKKNNNGNENNNRPNIDFKMPDFKGMGKFSPLLYIGLFIIAFIFLTKPFVAIKSGEVGIKASLGKYEVNPLQPGLHFFIPGIQDIFVMDTRVRLINYTSGEDAGEARNPIGSGIIRKNSISVLDARNLPVSIDITVQYKLNEATAPNTIAQWGFSWENKIIDPHVRDIVRSVIGKYTAEELPVNREQIALSIDNEIRAKIDSLPNTPVNLLNVQLREIILPEKIKEQIERVQVAKQEAERTKYEVERANQEALKKAALAEGNANAVLIEAKGRANAVRIEAEAAAYANTEIAKSLDSNILSLKQIETQAKFNEALKDNKDAKIFLTPGGAVPNIWVDTKDKARQSAMDR; encoded by the coding sequence ATGCCAGCAGATTTAAATGATTATTTTAACAGGAAAAAAAACAATAACGGCAATGAAAACAACAATAGACCAAATATTGACTTTAAAATGCCTGATTTTAAAGGTATGGGTAAATTTTCACCTCTATTATATATAGGTCTATTCATAATAGCATTTATATTTTTAACAAAACCTTTTGTGGCTATTAAATCAGGTGAAGTTGGAATCAAAGCAAGCTTAGGAAAGTATGAGGTAAACCCACTTCAGCCAGGACTTCACTTTTTTATACCTGGAATTCAAGATATATTTGTGATGGATACAAGAGTAAGACTTATAAACTACACCTCAGGTGAAGACGCAGGAGAGGCAAGAAATCCCATAGGCTCTGGAATTATTAGAAAAAACTCAATCTCTGTTTTAGATGCTAGAAACTTACCTGTAAGCATAGATATTACAGTTCAGTATAAACTAAATGAAGCAACTGCACCAAACACCATAGCACAATGGGGCTTTAGTTGGGAAAATAAAATCATAGATCCACATGTTAGAGATATAGTAAGAAGTGTTATAGGTAAATATACAGCTGAAGAGCTTCCTGTAAATAGAGAACAAATTGCACTATCTATAGATAATGAGATAAGAGCCAAGATAGATTCTCTTCCAAATACTCCGGTTAATCTACTAAACGTTCAACTAAGAGAAATAATACTTCCTGAAAAAATTAAAGAGCAAATTGAAAGAGTTCAAGTAGCAAAACAAGAAGCTGAGAGAACAAAATATGAAGTTGAAAGAGCTAACCAAGAAGCACTTAAAAAAGCAGCTCTTGCAGAGGGTAATGCAAATGCAGTTTTAATTGAAGCTAAAGGTCGTGCAAATGCTGTTAGAATTGAAGCTGAAGCAGCAGCTTATGCAAATACAGAGATAGCAAAAAGCCTAGATAGTAATATTTTAAGTCTAAAACAAATAGAAACTCAAGCTAAATTTAACGAAGCTTTAAAAGATAACAAAGATGCTAAAATTTTCTTAACTCCTGGTGGAGCTGTTCCAAATATCTGGGTTGATACAAAAGACAAAGCTAGACAAAGCGCAATGGATAGATAA
- the hisIE gene encoding bifunctional phosphoribosyl-AMP cyclohydrolase/phosphoribosyl-ATP diphosphatase HisIE, whose product MLSNEIKIDWQKVNGLLPVIVQDETSKDVLMLAYMNKEAFNLTLTSGFAHYFSRTKKRIWKKGEESENTQEVKKIFLDCDNDTLLLSVKQIGVACHTGSKSCFFNEIKLNGEFTKTLNIKKPLNYDVLDELYHIILDRKLNANPETSYVAKVFNRGENAILKKVVEESNELTLACKDLTKFNTYDEFKKEQFGEHIKDNPEYDVVYEASDLVFHLLIALAMHNIHPSRIYDELARRNGISGIEEKKSRKI is encoded by the coding sequence TTGTTAAGTAATGAGATAAAAATTGATTGGCAAAAAGTTAATGGACTACTTCCTGTTATAGTGCAAGATGAAACCTCAAAAGATGTTTTAATGCTTGCGTATATGAACAAAGAAGCATTTAATTTAACATTGACATCAGGTTTTGCTCATTACTTTTCAAGAACAAAAAAAAGAATTTGGAAAAAAGGCGAAGAGAGCGAAAATACTCAAGAGGTCAAAAAGATTTTTTTAGACTGTGATAACGACACTTTACTTTTATCTGTTAAGCAAATTGGTGTTGCTTGCCATACAGGCTCTAAAAGTTGCTTTTTTAATGAGATAAAACTAAATGGTGAATTTACAAAAACACTAAATATTAAAAAACCATTAAATTATGATGTTTTAGATGAGTTATATCACATAATACTTGATAGAAAACTAAATGCAAACCCAGAAACTTCTTATGTTGCAAAAGTTTTTAATCGTGGGGAAAATGCAATTTTAAAAAAGGTTGTGGAGGAGTCTAATGAGCTTACTTTAGCCTGCAAAGATTTAACTAAATTTAATACCTATGATGAGTTTAAAAAAGAGCAATTTGGAGAGCATATAAAAGATAATCCAGAGTATGATGTTGTTTATGAGGCTAGTGATTTAGTCTTTCATCTCTTAATAGCACTTGCAATGCATAATATCCACCCAAGCAGAATTTATGATGAACTTGCAAGAAGAAACGGCATAAGCGGTATAGAAGAGAAAAAATCTCGTAAAATCTGA
- the bcp gene encoding thioredoxin-dependent thiol peroxidase gives MSEVKEFLKEDRERKVTLKAGDKAPEFSLKNSDGVEISLKDFIGKNVVLYFYPKDNTPGCTTEACEFTQNYDEFLANDTVVIGISPDSIKSHQNFIEKQSLKHILLSDEEKEVSKLYGVYQVRKNYGREYLGIVRTTFVIGKDGVITKVYKSVKAKDHAIKVLADLTK, from the coding sequence ATGAGCGAAGTAAAAGAGTTTTTAAAAGAGGATAGAGAGAGAAAAGTAACTTTAAAAGCTGGAGATAAAGCACCTGAGTTTAGTCTAAAAAATAGTGATGGTGTGGAAATATCTTTAAAAGATTTTATAGGCAAAAATGTTGTTTTGTATTTTTATCCAAAAGATAATACCCCAGGTTGCACTACTGAAGCTTGTGAATTTACACAAAATTATGATGAGTTTTTAGCAAATGATACTGTTGTAATTGGCATTAGTCCAGATAGTATAAAATCACATCAAAATTTCATAGAAAAACAGAGCCTTAAACATATCTTACTAAGTGATGAAGAAAAAGAGGTTAGTAAACTTTATGGAGTTTATCAAGTTAGAAAAAACTATGGAAGAGAGTATTTAGGCATAGTTAGAACTACATTTGTTATAGGCAAAGACGGAGTTATAACCAAAGTTTATAAAAGTGTAAAAGCAAAAGATCATGCCATTAAAGTTTTGGCTGATTTAACTAAATAA
- a CDS encoding LutB/LldF family L-lactate oxidation iron-sulfur protein gives MKVDHSRVVTEKINDKQLRENLSSAMHTLQTNRKNLIQKRFTNWEELRDSGKASKNNTLTNLKERLLEFEENATKNGFIIHWAKDGNEACEIIYKLMLEKNISKILKGKSMASEEIHLNHFLKEKGIDAIETDLGELIIQLIDEPPVHIVVPAIHKNRYEIGEIFKEHLNAPLESEPEKLNAIAREYMREEFKTLKMGLGGVNFAISKEGAIWMLENEGNGRMCTTIPDITVNICGIEKIVERFEDAAMLNTLLIPSATGQFITNYNNIITGPRQEGELDGPIECHIIMLDNNRSRMLTNKEYYEALRCIRCGACMNFCPVYDKVGGHSYKAVYPGPIGEVITPQLFGMDTNSGILTLCSLCGRCSEVCPVKIPLADLIRKLRRDKVGEGKNPPIGTDKLKKNKIEAMVFKGYSKVQMNGFAFRTAMKSAIMFNGIVHKFGDRIPVIKNWVAYKDLGEFEFDLHKEMKEMQGVIYE, from the coding sequence ATGAAAGTAGATCATTCAAGGGTAGTAACAGAAAAAATTAATGATAAGCAACTAAGAGAAAATTTGAGTTCTGCTATGCATACCTTGCAAACAAATAGGAAAAATTTAATTCAAAAGCGTTTTACAAATTGGGAAGAGTTAAGAGACTCAGGTAAGGCATCAAAAAATAATACTCTTACTAATTTAAAAGAAAGACTTTTAGAATTTGAAGAAAATGCAACAAAAAACGGTTTTATAATCCACTGGGCAAAAGATGGAAATGAAGCCTGTGAGATTATCTATAAATTAATGCTAGAAAAAAATATCTCTAAAATTCTAAAAGGGAAATCAATGGCAAGTGAAGAAATTCACCTGAATCACTTCTTAAAAGAAAAAGGCATTGATGCTATTGAAACCGATCTTGGAGAGTTGATTATTCAGCTAATTGATGAACCACCTGTTCATATCGTTGTTCCAGCCATTCATAAAAACCGTTATGAAATAGGCGAGATATTTAAAGAGCATCTAAATGCACCATTAGAAAGTGAACCAGAAAAACTAAATGCAATAGCAAGAGAGTATATGAGAGAAGAGTTTAAAACTCTAAAAATGGGACTTGGCGGAGTAAATTTTGCTATAAGTAAAGAGGGTGCAATTTGGATGCTTGAAAATGAAGGCAATGGTAGAATGTGCACAACTATACCCGATATCACTGTAAATATTTGTGGCATAGAAAAGATAGTAGAGAGATTTGAAGATGCTGCTATGCTAAATACACTTCTTATACCTTCAGCAACAGGGCAATTTATAACAAATTATAATAACATCATAACAGGACCTAGACAAGAAGGTGAGTTAGATGGACCAATAGAGTGCCATATAATTATGCTTGATAATAATAGAAGCAGAATGCTTACAAATAAAGAGTATTATGAAGCTTTAAGATGTATTAGATGTGGTGCGTGTATGAATTTCTGCCCCGTTTATGATAAAGTTGGAGGACATAGTTATAAAGCTGTATATCCAGGACCTATTGGAGAGGTTATTACGCCTCAACTATTTGGGATGGATACAAATAGTGGAATTTTAACTCTTTGTTCACTTTGCGGAAGATGTAGTGAGGTTTGTCCTGTGAAAATTCCACTTGCTGATTTAATTAGAAAACTAAGAAGAGATAAGGTTGGAGAAGGTAAAAATCCTCCAATTGGAACAGATAAGCTAAAAAAGAATAAAATAGAAGCTATGGTATTTAAGGGTTATTCTAAAGTTCAAATGAATGGTTTTGCATTTAGAACTGCTATGAAAAGTGCTATTATGTTTAATGGCATTGTTCATAAATTTGGAGATAGGATACCAGTTATCAAAAACTGGGTTGCTTATAAGGATCTTGGGGAATTTGAATTTGATCTTCATAAAGAGATGAAAGAAATGCAAGGAGTTATTTATGAATAG